The Verrucomicrobium spinosum DSM 4136 = JCM 18804 DNA segment CTATCCGCCAACTACAGCAAAAAGCTTGGTTTGCCCCAATACAGCAGCCACAGCTTCAGTGCCTCCGTCGAAGTCGAACTCACCGATCTCAATCAGGTCGAATCCGAATGTCAGAAGCTCTACCAGCTTCTTCAGCAGTCGGTCGACCAGGAGATTCAACAGGTCGGCTTCGTTCCCGATCCCAAGCAGTACGGCCAAAAGGGTTCCTCATCTGGTCTCCGCAATGGCTTCCACCGCAACGGGAATAACCAGAACGGCCGTCAGTTCAGGGTCCACAATGGTTCACAAGACCGCTGGGCCTGTACGGATGGTCAACGCGGGTTCATCCTGCGCATCACCAACGAGAACAACCTCGACAAGCAGGAGATCGAAGCTCTTGCCCATCGTCTCTACGGCCTGGGCGTGAAGCATCTCAACAAGATGCAGGCTTCCCAGCTCATTGAGGAACTCCTCACCCTGGCTGGCAAACCCCGTCAGTCCAGGTGGCATCAACAACCTCAACAACAGGCGGCATGACCAATCTCGCTGTTTCTCCACCCCAAAAGGTTGAGCGCAGCGAGAATGAGATCCTCACCGGCTTGCAGCAAACAGTTTCAGCCTCACGGCTCACCTTGTTTCTGCAATGCCGGTTGAAGTTCTACTACCGCTACGTGCTCAAACTGCCCAAACCCAAACCTGCTTCACTCCATGTCGGCAATGTGGTTCACGCCACCTTGAAAGCATGGCACAAGGCGAGATGGATCGGGACACCCCTCACCCTCAAAGGACTCCATGACGAGTTCTCGAAAGCGTGGGACGACCAGAACAAGGAAGAACCCGTCGACTGGCAGGGAGAAGAAGAAGACGAAAGGCTCACCGCTTGGCGTCTTTGCGAACTCTACTACCGCCAGTCCGGATTCGAACACGCTGAAAAACCCGATGCTGTGGAAGTACCGGTCGAAACCGATCTGTCCTCCCATGGTCTTCCGCGGTTGATCGGTGTCCTTGATCTGGTCCAGCAACGCAAAATCATCGACTACAAGACTTCGTCCACCACACCCAACTCTGAGAAGGTGGCGCACACTCACGAAGTGCAGACCAGCATCTATGCCATTCTCTTCCGGGAAGCCGCAAGCATCCGGGAAGAAGGCATTGAACTGCATCATCTGGTCAAATTGAAGAACCCAAAGCTCTGTATCACCCAGCTTCCTCCGATGACCGACAGCCAGCAAAACAGGCTGTTTCATCTTCTGGAAGCCTACCTGGAAGGAATCGACCGCAAGGACTTCGTTCCTTCACCAGGCATGGGCTGCGCGAGCTGCGAGTTCTTCAACGAGTGCCGCCACTGGAATTAATCGAACCATCACCACCCCAAAACCGGAAGAGAAGCCAGCCATCTGCCCTCGTGGTGGAGGCTGGCTCTCTTCTTTTACCCGCCTATGAAGATCATTCCCCTCCTCATGTTGTGCTGTCTGATGCTGGTCACAAGTCCGGCAAAGGCAGGCTGGTTTCCCGAAAAGAAAGACGATCACAAAGAACGGCTCGTCTTCATGGAGAACCAGCTCCAGTCACAACGAAAAACCTCCGATGGTTGGGCCATTGCCGCCGGCATGCTCTGCATCGGATGTGTTTTCCTCTTCGTTCTTGGAACCGCCCTTGGATCAAAAGCCCGCCATGCAGCATCCCAACCTCAACGACAGCCGCTGGATTGATGAAGACAATCCGGAAGTGCTTCCGCCAGCCCGGACCAACAACTGGGCCACCCGATGTCGCCAGTACTT contains these protein-coding regions:
- a CDS encoding RecB family exonuclease, translating into MTNLAVSPPQKVERSENEILTGLQQTVSASRLTLFLQCRLKFYYRYVLKLPKPKPASLHVGNVVHATLKAWHKARWIGTPLTLKGLHDEFSKAWDDQNKEEPVDWQGEEEDERLTAWRLCELYYRQSGFEHAEKPDAVEVPVETDLSSHGLPRLIGVLDLVQQRKIIDYKTSSTTPNSEKVAHTHEVQTSIYAILFREAASIREEGIELHHLVKLKNPKLCITQLPPMTDSQQNRLFHLLEAYLEGIDRKDFVPSPGMGCASCEFFNECRHWN